In Caretta caretta isolate rCarCar2 chromosome 20, rCarCar1.hap1, whole genome shotgun sequence, a single window of DNA contains:
- the ANKRD52 gene encoding serine/threonine-protein phosphatase 6 regulatory ankyrin repeat subunit C → MGILSITEQPPLVQAIFNRDIEEVRSLLNQKENINILDQERRTPLHAAAYLGDVPIIELLILSGANVNAKDTVWLTPLHRAAASRNEKALNLLLKHSADVNARDKYWQTPLHIAAANRATKCAEAIIPLLSSVNVADRTGRTALHHAVHSGHIEMVNLLLNKGASLSTCDKKERQPIHWAAFLGHLEVLKLLVARGADVTCKDKKGYTLLHTAAASGQVEVVKHLLRLGVEIDEPNCLGNTALHIACYMGQDAVANELVNYGANVNQPNEKGFTPLHFAAVSTNGALCLELLVNNGADVNFQSKEGKSPLHMAAIHGRFTRSQILIQNGSEIDCADKYGNTPLHVAARYGHELLISTLMTNGADTARRGIHDMFPLHLAVLFGFSDCCRKLLSSGQLYSIVSSLSNEHVLSAGFDINTPDNLGRTCLHAAASGGNVECLNLLLSSGADLRRRDKFGRTPLHYAAANGSYQCTVTLVTAGASINEMDCKGCTPLHYAAASDTYRRAETHSGNSHDTDEEPLKESRVKEAFFCLEFLLDNGADASLRDKQGYTAVHYAAAYGNRQNLELLLEMSFNCLEDVESTIPVSPLHLAAYNGHCEALKTLAETLVNLDVRDHKGRTALYLATERGSTECVEVLTSHGASALVKEKKKKWTPLHAAAAYGNTDSLHLLIDNGDRADITDVMDIHGQTPLMLAIMNGHVDCVHLLLEKGSTADAADRRGRTALHRGAVTGCEDCLGALLDHDAFVLCRDFKGRTPIHFASACGHSEILRTLLQAALSTDPLDSVVDYSGYSPMHWASYSGHEDCLELLLEHNPFVYLEGNPFTPLHCAVINSQEGTAEMLVEALGAKIVNSRDAKGRTPLHAAAFADNVHGLQLLLRHHAEVDTTDQLGRTPLMMAAENGQTAAVEFLLYRAKADLTVLDVNKNTALHLACSKGHEKCALLILGETQDLGLINATNSVLQMPLHIAARNGLASVVQALLSRGATVLAVDEEGHTPALACAPNKDVADCLALILSTMKPFPPKDAISPFSFNLLKNCGIAAKTAACGALPNGSTCPYTKDRHNAIGLDGCYSE, encoded by the exons AAGGCACTTAACCTCCTCCTGAAGCACTCGGCGGACGTCAACGCCCGCGATAAGTACTGGCAAACGCCGCTCCACATTGCCGCTGCCAACAGAGCCACCAAGTGCGCGGAGGCCATCATCCCCCTGCTGAGCAGCGTCAACGTGGCGGATCGCACAGGCCGCACGGCGCTGCACCACGCCGTGCACAGCGGCCACATTGAG ATGGTGAACTTGCTCTTAAACAAGGGGGCCAGCCTGAGCACGTGTGACAAGAAGGAGCGACAGCCCATCCATTGGGCAGCCTTCCTAG GGCATTTGGAAGTTCTGAAGCTGCTGGTGGCCCGGGGAGCTGACGTCACGTGCAAGGATAAGAAGGGTTACACCTTGCTCCACACCGCGGCAGCCAGTGGCCAGGTCGAGGTCGTGAAGCATCTGCTGAGGCTGGGAGTCGAG ATCGATGAACCCAATTGCCTTGGGAACACTGCACTTCACATCGCCTGTTACATGGGCCAGGACGCCGTGGCCAATGAGCTGGTCAACTACGGCGCCAACGTCAATCAGCCCAACGAGAAGGGCTTCACCCCTCTGCACTTTGCTGCCGTCTCCACCAATGGGGCCCTTTGCCTGGAGCTCCTTGTGAACAATGGAGCCGACGTGAACTTTCAG agtaAGGAAGGGAAGAGCCCTTTGCACATGGCTGCCATTCACGGACGGTTTACGCGTTCTCAGATCCTCATACAGAACG GCAGCGAGATAGACTGTGCTGACAAATATGGCAATACCCCCCTCCATGTTGCTGCTAGATACGGCCACGAGCTGCTAATTAGTACTTTGATGACGAATGGTGCTGACACTGCAAG GCGTGGAATCCATGACATGTTCCCTCTGCACTTAGCTGTTCTCTTTGGATTTTCAGACTGTTGTCGTAAGCTACTTTCCTCAG GTCAGCTGTACAGCATCGTCTCCTCGCTGAGCAACGAGCACGTGCTGTCCGCGGGTTTCGATATCAACACACCTGACAACCTTGGGAGGACGTGCCTCCACGCTGCTGCTTCCGGAGG GAACGTTGAATGTCTTAATTTGCTGTTGAGCAGCGGTGCTGACTTGAGGAGGAGAGATAAATTTGGAAG GACTCCATTGCACTACGCAGCTGCCAACGGCAGCTATCAGTGTACGGTGACGCTGGTCACCGCCGGAGCCAGTATTAACGAGATGGACTGTAAAGGCTGCACTCCCTTACACTATGCTGCTGCTTCGGATACGTACAGGAG AGCGGAGACTCATTCAGGAAACAGCCATGACACTGACGAGGAGCCACTGAAGGAGTCCAGAGTGAAGGAGGCATTCTT TTGTTTAGAGTTCTTACTGGATAACGGTGCGGACGCGTCACTCCGGGACAAGCAGGGATACACCGCTGTCCACTATGCAGCTGCCTACGGCAACAGACAGAACCTCGAGCTG CTCCTGGAAATGTCTTTTAACTGCCTGGAGGACGTGGAAAGCACCATTCCGGTCAGCCCTTTGCACTTAGCT GCCTATAACGGTCACTGTGAAGCCCTAAAGACACTTGCCGAAACCCTCGTGAACCTTGATGTGCGGGACCACAAAGGGCGGACTGCGCTGTACCTTGCCACGGAGAGGGGCTCCACGGAGTGCGTGGAGGTGCTCACCAGCCACGGTGCTTCCGCCCTtgtgaaggagaagaagaagaagtggaCGCCGCTCCATGCTGCAG CTGCCTACGGGAACACAGATTCCCTACACCTTCTGATTGACAACGGGGACAGGGCGGATATCACCGACGTTATGGACATCCATGGCCA AACCCCACTGATGCTGGCGATCATGAACGGGCACGTCGACTGCGTCCATCTGTTGCTGGAGAAGGGATCCACAGCAGACGCAGCAGACAGGAGAGGCAGGACTGCGCTGCACCGAGGG GCGGTGACTGGGTGTGAGGACTGCCTGGGAGCCCTGCTGGACCACGATGCCTTTGTATTGTGTCGGGATTTCAAGGGTCGAACCCCTATCCATTTTGCGTCGGCGTGTGGGCATTCAGAAATCCTGAGGACCTTGCTGCAGGCAGCGCTCTCTACTGACCCTCTGGACTCCGTGGTGGATTACAGCGGCTACTCACCGATGCACTGGGCTTCATACAGCG GACATGAAGATTGTCTTGAATTGTTACTTGAACACAATCCATTTGTGTACCTAGAAGGAAACCCCTTTACTCCATTGCACTGTGCAGT AATTAACAGCCAGGAAGGCACTGCTGAAATGCTGGTGGAAGCATTGGGTGCCAAGATTGTTAATAGCAGAGATGCCAAAGGAAG gACACCCCTTCACGCTGCTGCCTTTGCAGACAACGTCCACGGTTTACAGCTGCTGCTACGCCACCATGCTGAGGTAGACACAACTGACCAGCTGGGAAGGACCCCTCTCATGATGGCTGCTGAGAACGGGCAGACCGCAGCAGTCG AGTTCCTGCTGTACAGAGCGAAAGCAGATTTAACTGTGCTGGACGTCAACAAGAACACAGCTCTTCACCTGGCCTGCAGCAAG gGTCATGAAAAGTGTGCCTTGTTGATCCTGGGGGAAACCCAAGACCTTGGCCTTATCAATGCAACTAACAGTGTTCTGCAGAT gccgctCCATATTGCAGCTCGGAACGGGCTGGCCTCTGTTGTCCAGGCCTTGCTCAGCAGAGGTGCCACCGTACTTGCAGTGGATGAAGAAG GTCACACCCCAGCCTTGGCTTGTGCCCCCAACAAGGACGTTGCAGACTGCCTGGCACTTATCCTCTCCACCATGAAGCCTTTTCCACCTAAAGACGCCATCAGCCCTTTCAGCTTCAACCTCCTCAAGAACTGCGGCATCGCGGCCAAGACAGCGGCCTGCGGGGCCCTACCCAACGGCAGCACGTGCCCGTACACCAAGGACCGGCACAATGCTATCGGCTTAGACGGCTGTTACTCGGAGTAG